From Pseudomonadota bacterium, the proteins below share one genomic window:
- the dtd gene encoding D-tyrosyl-tRNA(Tyr) deacylase, which translates to MRAVVQRVKKSFVEVNGKTISEIDAGLLVLLGVAKDDTKKDADFLADKISNLRIFEDEQGKMNRSLIDTKGEMLVVSQFTLLGDCRKGRRPSFINAAEPESANEIYEYFASSVKNNGVEVKTGQFRAMMDVHLINDGPVTLIVESR; encoded by the coding sequence ATGCGCGCAGTTGTACAAAGAGTAAAAAAAAGCTTTGTTGAAGTTAACGGCAAAACCATAAGCGAAATAGATGCAGGTCTTCTGGTTCTTCTCGGAGTTGCTAAAGACGATACAAAAAAAGATGCCGATTTTTTAGCGGATAAAATATCAAACTTAAGAATTTTTGAAGATGAACAAGGCAAAATGAACAGATCACTTATTGATACAAAAGGTGAAATGCTTGTGGTTTCGCAGTTTACTCTTCTTGGTGACTGCCGTAAAGGAAGGCGTCCTTCATTCATAAATGCTGCCGAACCTGAAAGTGCAAATGAAATTTATGAATACTTTGCCTCAAGTGTAAAGAATAATGGAGTTGAGGTTAAAACCGGTCAGTTTCGTGCTATGATGGACGTACATCTTATTAATGACGGACCTGTTACTTTAATAGTCGAAAGCAGATAA